A region of the Thamnophis elegans isolate rThaEle1 chromosome 1, rThaEle1.pri, whole genome shotgun sequence genome:
CAAATATAGCACTGTGGTTGTACAAAATTGGTGGAAATCCATCTGCAGATGAAATGGCTTTGTTGTCAGCTCTTTCTTTTCTGCAGCTGCTACTGACAGTGTTGGCTCCTATAGATGATATTATAACAATTATAGACTGAAAGGTTGAAAAAGAAACTTGACTCTACAAAATGTCAGAAATCCACAAGCAGAGTATCTTGAGATCCACGAGAAGGACTCGATAGATGATCCCTGCTAATCATAATGTGATTTGTCACTTAGCATAATGTGTGACCTCAACCCTAGGTCTGTTCTAAGTACTTTAATGCCTAAAAGGGATAGTTATCTACCCCCATGAATCTGCTTTAGCTTGATTGGTTATTAATGTGAAATAAAAGTAGACTATCAGTAACATTGTTCCCTTGGTGGCATTctcttagaaatagaaataacaataatacttagacttatatatcgctttacagccctctctaagcagtttacagagtcagcatattgaccccaacaatctgagtcctcattttactgaccgccaaactgctgacagttggcagTCAGCGGAATTAGCCTGCACTACCACAGCGCCACCACAGCGCATAAATTCTTGGCTTTTGCTTGTTGAATTCAATGACTATTTTCAGTGAaataatggaaaatgaaaaattgGTTTAATATTACTCTCTTAGAAACAATTTTGGCAGAACTGCCTATAGCAAAGAACTCTTATCACATAGAACACAAAAAGTTAAAATACTGAATGCATTCCAAAATATGTAAGCGCATGAACTGAGTGTCAGCATGATAATATATAACCACCTAATACTGACCTGCTTTAATATACCTCTGGATTTCAGTAGGAAATTTGTTGGCATTTGTTAACTTTGTGTATTTTGCATGTATGCAGGCAAGGTGAAAACTGACCTCTCTATTATCGCAGCAACCATTTTACAGATTGCACTGTTAAAAACCTTACCTGTGGTTTGGCTTTAAGATCCTTTTCCTAATGCAATGGAAATCAACTTTGACTTGTCAGCTGAAGAGGTTCTAGGGAGCTCCGTCCAAATGTAGCCAAAGGATCAGAAGCGGcttttgcaaagaaaaatatgCCTTGGCTGGAATGCTATCTTCCAATTGTGAACAGAAAGTTGGCAAACCTTCAGCATAAAGATTTAAAGGATGTGTATGGGTGACATTGTGTTCAACTCATCTCTGACCCATCAAAAGATTGTCTGCACTTGCCTTTCAAGGGGCCATTTTTAGCTTTTCCCAGAACAAGTCATGCTATCTGGTCTGTCTCTAGTGCATCCTACCAAGGTAAATTGGGCTGGGGCTGGCCTTGCTCCTATTGGCCAATTGAAACTTCACGCTTTGCCCCAACCCTGCCACTTTATTTTTCAGGGTCACCCACTTTTAGCAGCAGATTTCAGGCGTTCCTACTTCTCTTTTCAAATCAAGAGGGGCAGAAAAAGATCATGTTAATCCTGGTTCCTCTCAGAGATCAGAGGAAGTGGGACAAAACTGGCTTTTCAGCCAGGGCCCCTGCAGTAACTTTAAGCTCCCCCGCCCACCCCCAATAGGACAGtgccttccttcccatttttccTCCACTATGGAAGAAGCTAAGCTGTGGGAGAGGACAACTGTATAATGGGAGAAATATGGGGACCAAATTCGCTGCGGAATAGCTTTACCATGGGTTTCTATAGCCAGTCCTCTCACAGTAAAGCTTTCTACAAGGTTATTAGTGGGATGCTACCTGAAGAGCTGTTTCCAGCTTCCCTGCTGATAAGGGAAATGGGGCATGTGGCTCTTTTTGATGCCAGGAGAACTAATGCAAAGAAAACTCATTTTGCTGCCTGTCCTCCACTTCTCTTGTTAACCATGATTGTCAGAAGAAATCTGCAGTGGGCAAGAGAAGCAGGGGAGAAAGACTCCATGGGACTGGAGAACTAGCAGCAGGAACCCCCTTGATGATCTTCTAGTAGCTGTGGTAGCACCAGAGGCAATGGTCCCCATCCCAATTCTCTCTTCCCTCCACTTATGGCTCAGATGAAATTCCTATTCTCTTTATTGAGCAGGAGTTGAAAGTGCAATTCTTCTTAGGGTGGCATGATTTTTGCCAACTCCTGCACAAAATGTCaccactttacaaccatgtagAAGTGCCCTACGTCATCATAAAATGTCTTTTTCCTGTTGAAGTACACTCATAAATTAGATGTTACACATGGGCCAAATGATCATGATCCAAAAGAGTTATTCCTGAAAACTAACCAAGCTAGTATAAGTGGTTATTTGCCCTTTCTCAAATATGTCTATAATGGAGTACTTCACTTCCATTAACACTGTAATATTCATAAAACTCTCTGATTTGCAGGCCAAGTCTGGAGAATCTACTATCTTTGAGATGTTACTTTATGGCAATTCCAAGCATCCTAGCCAGTATGATCCACAGAAAACAACATCTGTAGATGCAAACAATGcacgggtgggttccagctgctatgtgcacatgcacagtattgggaaaatgcttctgtgcatgcgcagaagcaaaaaaaaaaagatggcagtgCTTATGGCATCAGTTCAGCTGAATCAGACTGAACTGGTAGAACCTCTGAAACAatgtctttctcttccccctccctccttatgATATATGTATAAAGGCAAAGGACAAGTTTAACAAATCTTGGGCCAACCATCATTACTTAATATACACTCACATGAAACAATGACTGTGTTTTACACATAATGCTAAGAAATCAAATCTAAGTCAAAATAGTTTGATTTAAACAACATATAAACCAGATTATATTTGGGTTGAAATGTTTGAATTACACATGTGAATTACTGTGTGGCCTGATTTTCACCCTGTATGTGAAAGCAACAGGTTCTAGATATCTATTTGAGATCCATCAAGGGAGATTTTGTGTACCTTGGCTTTTATAAACAAAGGTGGGTTGGCTTCTCTTCCAGTACTTCCactctggtcttctggtttcctgtAAGGTGAGGTTTTCAAAAAGACTAGAATCTGTGTTCACTGCACGATCTACCATTGTGTTCTCAGTGCTACTTTTGTCCCTTTCACATTGAGACtctgaggaggatgaggaagaactGGGTAGCACAGTATCATGTTCTGCTTCAGGAGAGGCTTCTATTGCTAAGAATGGTGTTGTAGGCTTACAAGGCTTACtagtgaattcttttttaaaatctccggAGGTTAATTCGGCTAAAGAGGGCCATGTCCACCAGCCACTGTATTTAGAGTAGCAGTGGCAGCAACAGGATACACATTGCCTGTGTCTAGGCAATAAGCATGTGTGATGAAAATCACCACAGCAAGGACGGGTAAAACAGCAACATGTGCACCAGCACCTTTGGAAATCACACAGAACACAAGCTGGAATAATTCCATGTGAACAATTGTAGCAGCCAGGCCTGTGAAGTGGCCCCTCAAACTGCTTCCTGCTTGTGTATGGCATATGGATCCTCTCTACAATTGTCTCCCACCGCACTGGAGAAATCCATAAAGCGAGGCCTAATGGAACTTTGGCTTTCTTCCCATTCCAAAAGCTGACTGTAATTTGCTCATCTTCTTTTTCTGTTGAAAACAATATAtagaatgtttgttttaaaatgccAAGCATGTGTTCTTAACAATTGACTTTGTTGCTATACtaagatttttattttcttcatacTTGACTATTCCATCTCTTTTGTGAGAAAGGATTTgggcaggctttttttttttaagcagaggGGGGAAAAGTTTCTCACTTAGCAAGCAATATGGATGGTGTGCTGGCATCAGATGTAGTCCACAAGGTAGCTAAAGGATGTGTGTCCTATTTTCACAGAACAATAATTTCTCCGTCTGCAGCCTCATTGGCTTCACATCCCCTGATAAGACATCAATGAAGTCTTTCATGGGTTTGTCACACCAAGAAGGATAGGCTGCCTTGGGAACAACAGTAATGAAAAATACCCCAAACTCCAGTATTCTCCATCGCATCACAAAATCTAAAACCCcatctcaaaatattttaaagtatgccaagaaaaaatatatgcatttttttttcaaatgggaaGAAAACTGGGAAAtcaaaagaaatatttcagtCTGAACCTAATTCACTTAAATTGTACTTGCAGAAGTCAAAAAGCCCTTTTAAGACCATTAATCTGTGTAGGGTACAAAATCTGATTTCTGCAAATACTGCAATTCCAAACTGGCAGCTATTTCAATTTTAATAGTGAGCCTCAAACCTCGGTTAAAATGCAATATGTAGTgtagggggagagagatgagaaCACATATGCTCAGTAACAGAGCTTTTTGGCTTAGTCACCATCTTTAATTATACTTTATGCCCACTCATATGGCTGCAAAGAGCTGCCTCCATATTCTCCTTAGGTAGTAGTTTGTGAAGAGCATGTACTACAGCACAACTTTCCACCAGATGCAGACTTAACAAAACataccaagaaaaaaacaaaacttttaaagGGTGTTATACAGTTGTACATATTTGGATCAGTTCATTTTTTGGTCTTTTGTTCGGACATGAAATGATTTTTCAAGTTTGCAAGGAGCCTGCTTTCCCATTTTCAGTAAATGATACCTAGGTAGAATCAAAAATGGTTAGACCTTGTCAAAAAGCTTTTTCTAGCTCCTTCTAGAGCAGAGATTCAGAACTATTTAAAATGCTAAACAATATGCATATtcctattatttttacttctcTCTGCACCTGGCTTTGGCTGCAgaaagcatagcaatagcaatagcagttagacttatataccgcttcatagggctttcagccctctctaagcggtttacagagtcagcatatcgcccccacagtctgggtcctcatttcacccacctcggaaggatggaaggctgagtcaaccttgagctggtaagatttgaaccgctgaactgcagataacagtcagctgaaatggcctgcagtactgcaccctaactactgcgccacctcagctcttcgtGGGAAAGCTGCTCCCACATACTGCACAGTCTACTACCGATATACTAAGTTCTTCCCATGTgcgccagaggtgatattcagcagattctgaccagttctggagaactggtagctgaaattttgagtagtttggagaaccggtaaataccacctctgactggccttgcccccatcttacctctgcctcccagtcccagctgatcgggagggaatggggattttacagtatccttcccctgcaacgcccaccaagccatacccacagaaccgatagtaaaaaaaaaaaaaaaaatcccaccactaATGTGCACCCAACTCAAAAGGAAATATGAAAGTGTAAGAGTTTGGGggtagggaaagggaagggattgGTGTGTATAAGGGTATTTTTGTtgctgaaatgtcttcaaaataagCAGATTACTTAACAACAAGATAGCCAGCTGTGATACACAGTAGTAGACAGTAATGAAACACTGATGAATGCACCACAGCTAGTCCAAGGCCTTAGATGCAATATCAGATGAAATTGGAAAGGAACATGGGATACTGCAAACAAGCTACTGGGCATGGATCCCCAGCTGCACTAATCTGCTTATTTGTATGGAAGATAAAGACATTGCATGGAAATATGGGAAAAACTGAGGAACCTATTTCAAACAAAAAGTCACAAACTTTCAAATTTATCTTGTATTACAAATTTGTAATGAAGACTTAAAGATGTAGGCAATTTATCGGCATATTTAGTTTTTTCTTGCAACCAGAACAGCTGAAATAAGGAGAGGTACAATTGCCTATAAGTGGCTAAGAATGGCTTTCTGGACTATTATTTGCGTAAGGAAcatgaagtattttttttctccagattaAAGAAAATCTGAGTCTTGTCCAAGTAGATTCAGGATCTTAGAAAGTAAATTGAGGAAAGGAAAGATTTCAAAATCAGACTTCCAAGCTCCTAGGAAAAAGAGGGAGGCAACTACAGGAGAAATTTACATCTCAGGTGGAAATATCCAGAGAGAGATAAGGAATTCTCAGCAGCAAAACATTCATTAAAACAAATATTGTAGCAGTGGAAATATACTGCACCAAAACAAGAGGAAATCAAGAGGAAGAGATGTATCAAGAATGAATTCTGCAAACCAAAATTAAACAAATCCTTCAAGGGAAATAATTTGCAGGATCAATTCATAATTAAAACAAGATCTGTATAGTGGGACTCttcatgtgttttttaaaagccttAGTAGTTTTTCAGgcataaataaatatagtaaagTTGCAACTTAACTTGCCAAAAATGGAACACATTCAggattttgaaggggcaatttaTTTCACTTGTACAAGCTACAAAACAGGGACTGTTGAGATCTGCATGGCAAAAGCTTAGCATGTTCCCAGTCTGGAAATTAATATTATGAATATAAAAACAGAGACAATGTAAGGAGGTAACATTCTTTATGTTCAAATGGAAACATCAAAGTAGTATCATACAATGACATGAAAATATACTGCAAAGGAATATTTTCAGACAAAAACCATTAAGGGCTGTAATATAACAGATTTGACCATAAATGCTAACTGTGTTTCAAAGTTGATGAAGGACAATTTAGCAATGTGTGAATGTTTACTCTTGCTACTCTGAATTCAAATATATTGACTTCAATAACGCAAATGCAATTAGAGCCTCTTGTTTattatccattaaaaaaaattatccacaAGGCAATTTCTATAGTTACTTTTGTGAGCTATTTCTTATAAATATGCGTAGAAGAATTGATTCTGCCACAGAAACAGGTTATCTAGTGTGATGTaacttaatgaaaaacaaaaaccaagtGTTCTTAGGATGTCAGAAATCAATTTAACTTCCCAGCAGGAGAAGAGACAGTGCGGCAGCCTCAACAAGAAGAAACTGTGATCCATGCCAGGAAAGGGGTACCTGAGTCAGTTACTAGCATGTTCTACgctagtagataaataggcaccattGGCTGCCGAGATGAGCCAGCACTTTGTGCCGCAGTCAGAATCTTGCTGGTACTGAACGTTCTCAGTTGTGACTTCCACTTGTGAGGCGGTTTTGGTGAAGGGAGAAAAGCTTGGATAAAGCCTGAGTGAGAAGGAATATAGATGTTGAGTCAGAGGTAAGCTTTTCAGAAGAGCCAAAGAGATGTCACTGAAAAGACTTTCTCTTCAAGCCAAGAAGGAAGACAACCAAACCCTCCTCACAGCACGACACTGAGAAAATGCCTAAAGCACAAACATAGCTACTAACCATAAGAGGGAAAAATTATGTGAAGAGATAGTAATCATGAACAGATACACACACCTATGAGAAGGGGGTTGGAAGACACCCCCTCAATTTGGGGTGTATAATCTCATTGAACTGTCTTAGTTTCAGGAGATGCAATAGTTGTAGTGAAAGTTTGTGTTGTGATTCCGTTCTTTGACATGTCCTCTTCAGTTAAACTGATATGCTTATGGCTAACCcagttcgttcgttcattcgttcgttcgtttattgatcttgtatgccgcccactccc
Encoded here:
- the C1H11orf16 gene encoding uncharacterized protein C11orf16 homolog; translation: MSKYTLSSWPYHKHCCTVPKNAESFHRNVIVNPSSSCSGCLLAHPSYGISPLLTRRCLCCSCCPFLLNPKCRAGQNLGRSLDVGSPVLAKKENDCYYYQGTIIKDLEEGEQRSFLVQFAMGQDKPYLQKTAGRDIFECVNGMRHSILPGDKVMAPWEPEQKRYGPGTVLQGMETRDPLREKEDEQITVSFWNGKKAKVPLGLALWISPVRWETIVERIHMPYTSRKQFEGPLHRPGCYNCSHGIIPACVLCDFQRCWCTCCCFTRPCCGDFHHTCLLPRHRQCVSCCCHCYSKYSGWWTWPSLAELTSGDFKKEFTSKPCKPTTPFLAIEASPEAEHDTVLPSSSSSSSESQCERDKSSTENTMVDRAVNTDSSLFENLTLQETRRPEWKYWKRSQPTFVYKSQGANTVSSSCRKERADNKAISSADGFPPILYNHSAIFETIEQSRQRDLSMKKILSHGITSSSWGG